A window of Candidatus Saccharibacteria bacterium oral taxon 488 genomic DNA:
TGGGCGCGGTACAGCTGCTCGGCGAGAATGAGCCGCACCAGCTGGTGCGGAAATACCAGGCGTGATAGCGACCAAGCGATGTCGGCTCGCCGGTGAAGCGTCTCGGTGACGCCATAGGCCCCGCCAATGATGATAACGATGTGCTGATCGGTGTGATCGAGAATGAGCTGCGATAGTTCTGGCGAGCCCAGGTTGCGGCCGCGCTCATCGAGGAGGATGACGAAGTCGTGCGGCTTGAGGCGAGACATCAGGCGCTCTGACTCGTCCTGGCGCGCTCTGTAGCCGATTTGGCCGGAATGTGGGATGATGATCATTTCTGCGGCGAATGGTGCTCTAAGGCGCTCTAAAAAGCGCTTAATGCCTGGCTCTATCCAGGGCTCGTGCCGCTTGCCGATGGTGAGGATGGTAATTTTCATGTGCGGGCTTTCGGTGGGGCGTTATTATCATGTAGGATGGCTTCGGCGGTTGCCTTGGCGATTTGGTGATGGATATAAGCGGTCGGATGGCCCACGTCGTCACCTCCGGTTACCACACCAAGACCAAACGTGGCGCAAGCATCGACGTTCTTTGGCGGCTCGACCAAGGTGATGCGCGGTTCGTGCATGCTGGCGACAACGTCGCGGATAGCTTGATTGACCGTCTCGATAAAGCTGGCAACAAAATGATCGGTATCGTTATTGATAATCGTTGGACAGATGTCGCGTGGCTGGATAGGCGTGGTATAGAGGTTGATGTATAGCTGGGCGTTGGGAGCATGTTCAAGGATAGAGCGGTAGGCTTGCTCGAGCGACTGACGATATTCGTCTGAGTACAGTCGGCGAAAGACATCGATATACATCTCGCTGCGCGTACCACACCGTTCGTGCAGGCAGGCGTCGAACACTACGTTAAGGTCAATCATGTTTGCGCCAAGCGTCAGGGTGACGATATCGGTTTCGGGGCCAAGGGCGTTGAGTTGCGGCGGCTGGTCGTCAAACTGCTGGCTGGAGATATGCTCTGGCCCGGCGCCGCGACAGGCCACGAGGGTAATGTTACCTGAGGGAATGCCGAATGCTTTGAGTTGCCGCGCGTAAGCTTCGGGTGAGCGCCGGCACTCCGTTGTTGTGTCGTCGTAATTTCCTAGCCCTGCCCCGCTGGCCACTGAATCGCCCATGCCGACGACGTAGGTGTGCTCGGCTTGTTCGGGCGAAATGCTCGGGCGGCTGGACGCTGATAGCGCTAATGAAGCGAGGGCCGCTATCGTAGCGACCCCCTGCTTGGCTAATGTTTCTAATCTTTCTCTCATGATATCGTGTCTGGCGGAAGGGGAGGGATTCGAACCCTCGGTACGTGTTAGCGTACGCCGGTTTTCAAGACCGGTACCTTCAACCACTCGGTCACCCTTCCAATTAATCGTAGCGACTGGATTCTGGCGGAGAGAGAGGGATTCGAACCCTCGATGGGTTGCCCCATACCGCTTTTCGAGAGCGGCCAGTTCAACCACTCCTGCACCTCTCCAAATAAAAATGGTACACCCGGCACGATTCGAACGTACGACCTTTGGCTCCGCAAGCCAACGCTCTATCCAGCTGAGCTACGGGTGCATACAGCCTTTCGGAAATCCGATTGGCTATAACAAAAATATAAAGAACTTTCAATGCCAGTGGCAATGAACTTTTGTATTCTAGCACACCTGTTAGCTCGGGGCAAGCTATAGCCTGATGATCCGAATGAGCTTCTCCAGTGCATCTGGCGCGATTTCTTGCATCGGCAGCCGCGCCCCCAGCATGTCGACAATGGCCTCGCCTTCGGCCTCAGAAAAATAGATGGTCAGTGCTGGCGAGAACCGCTTGACCGGTAGTAAAATCGCCGAGTGTTGATCACCGTCTTGGCCCAGCCCAAAGGCCCGAAACTCACTAAAATCATACAAACGGTCGGCGACGTAAACGCCCTTGGGGCTGATGGCGTAATTGACCATCACCGATGGCTTGGATCGAAGTAGTACGAGCGCCACCGCCATAATCGGCAGCAAAATCGCGAACGTCCAGCTATTAAAAACAAAGATCGCCAGCGCCATCAAGGCAAGCACCACGAAACTAACAGCAACATACCAGCCGGTCGTGCGGTGGGCCTGCACGCCCTCGGGAGCCTGCCAGGCGATGGGCTGCGATAAGTCAATCATCGGCTGGGCCGCGTCTTGCTGGGTGTTTTCGGTGTCGGTTGCGTGTGGCTGCTCTTCCATATGTCTAGTATACCATGAGCGGTATGATCTGCTATACGTCGGTAGAGTTACCACCGAGACCAATTACGGTATTGAGGACAAATTGAATGATGGCGTAAGCAAATAGGGCGATCAGCAGACCAATGACCGCATAGAGAATGGTGTTCTTTGCCGAGGTGACCGCGTCTTTGTTACCACTAGAAACAACGTAGCGAAAACCACCAAAGA
This region includes:
- a CDS encoding 50S rRNA methyltransferase yields the protein MKITILTIGKRHEPWIEPGIKRFLERLRAPFAAEMIIIPHSGQIGYRARQDESERLMSRLKPHDFVILLDERGRNLGSPELSQLILDHTDQHIVIIIGGAYGVTETLHRRADIAWSLSRLVFPHQLVRLILAEQLYRAQEIARGSSYHHD